A genomic window from Arvicanthis niloticus isolate mArvNil1 chromosome 25, mArvNil1.pat.X, whole genome shotgun sequence includes:
- the Asph gene encoding aspartyl/asparaginyl beta-hydroxylase isoform X15: MTEDKEAKHGGHKNGRRGGISGGSFFTWFMVIALLGVWTSVAVVWFDLVDYEEVLAKAKDFRYNLSEVLQGKLGVYDADGDGDFDVEDAKVLLGLTKDGSNENIDSLEEVLTILAEESSDWFYGFLSFLYDIMTPFEMLEEEEEEEESETADGVDGTSQNEGVQGKTCVILDLHNQ; this comes from the exons ATGACTGAAGATAAAG AGGCAAAGCACGGAGGACACAAGAATGGTCGGAGAGGAGGAATTTCAGGCGGGTCCTTTTTCACGTGGTTCATGGTCATTGCATTGCTGGGCGTCTGGACATCTGTGGCCGTCGTGTGGTTTGACCTTGTTGATTATGAGGAAGTTCTAG CCAAAGCAAAGGACTTCCGTTATAACTTATCAGAGGTACTTCAAG GAAAACTAGGAGTCTACGATGCGGATGGTGACGGAGACTTTGATGTGGAAGATGCCAAAGTTTTATTAG GCCTGACCAAAGATGGCAGTAATGAAAATATTGATTCTCTTGAGGAAGTCCTTACTATTTTAGCGGAGGAGAGTTCAGATTGGTTTTATggtttcctctcatttctctatGATATAATGACTCCCTTTGAAAtgctagaagaagaagaagaagaagaagaaagcgaAACTGCAGATGGTGTTGATGGTACGTCACAGAATGAAGGGGTTCAGGGAAAGACCTGTGTCATTTTGGATTTACATAATCAGTAA